A single genomic interval of Helianthus annuus cultivar XRQ/B chromosome 13, HanXRQr2.0-SUNRISE, whole genome shotgun sequence harbors:
- the LOC110898901 gene encoding myosin-2, producing MISVSSPSVVRSSLEEMLESLQRRDEIKKPSDLPPALPARPASKARLGRRLLPAVFGMSSEDGNRKMQDVGNSSFGRRKVLETEECVESPYTMAAVHEHRLAENGGAGLATAPSPASSGSGWDTSIDYYIKKQLRVWCRLPTGQWELGNIQSAVNGKASVTLLDGTVMTVSTGELVPANSEILDGVDNLVALGYVNEPSVLCNLQYRYNRDVIYTMAGPVLLVINPFKDGLIIGSDVITAYKKKILDSPHVYYVADTAYSDMMRDGLNRSIIISGESGSGKSVTAKLAIEYLVDVGSDNSEIACRIRESGFILEAFGNAKTSRNKNSSRYGKLIDFNYNAKGMLHGACIHTLLLEKSRISQLSRSERSYHVFYQLCAGASSDMRDKLNLRMASEYKFLNQSGCLKIHDVDDAHNLKKLMEAMDALQISHEDQERIFKLLAAILWLGNISFEVTDNENHVTVVVDEASRSAARLMGCKINDLTVALSTRENQTLTLQQAIDTRDALAKFVYTSLFSWLVETINRSLKGDKEVTGRSVSVLDIYGFESFQKNSFEQLLINYANERLHQHFIRHLFKLEQEEYESEGIDWKKVEFVDNQGCLDLFEKKPVGLLSTLDEVSNDSEATSSTFVNKLKQRLSSTLSFNDEKGAFKVHHYAGEVQYESTGLLEKNRDELNLSDTILFLSSCCKTFLTDELNLSETDKLTVATKFKGQLFKLLQRLENSKAHFIHCMRPNGKQLQGMFEKDIVLQQLRCNRVLETLKMSKSRYATCMTHQEFATRFGCLLSENTRCQDSLSASIAILQQYRVLPEMYQLGFTKIYFRADPVSALEKLREQGMHKVENQFLGGRVVCGFRELSSGIVTLQSFIRGENSRKGNALIKSSHGLTPKSPDNLTAVVHIQAVTRGWLARRYFHHLCRWKKSTRQKDIMIQENSSSDVEELRKLVKNAEVSMSEKEQENTALREQLRQFEARWSEHEGKMKTVEETWQRQITSLQKSLSAAKKSLGAGEPGDAASGTQNSDGGSLVDNLSKELEQKQQNFDDDAKAIVIERKMSYSKQIEEFRKVKERFEAWKKEYKNRLRETKAKLANSEGGKQSWWGKISKRYTPA from the exons ATGATATCGGTTTCTTCGCCTTCGGTTGTCCGGAGTTCGTTGGAGGAAATGCTGGAGTCTCTCCAGCGGAGAGACGAGATCAAGAAGCCGTCGGACTTGCCTCCGGCGTTGCCTGCACGCCCGGCTTCCAAGGCGCGGTTAGGAAGGCGTCTGCTGCCCGCCGTGTTTGGCATGTCGTCGGAGGATGGTAACCGTAAGATGCAAGATGTCGGTAATAGTAGTTTTGGCAGGAGGAAAGTTTTGGAAACAGAGGAATGTGTTGAGTCACCCTACACCATGGCAGCTGTGCATGAACATCGATTGGCGGAGAACGGTGGGGCCGGTCTTGCCACTGCCCCTTCCCCTGCATCGTCGGGTTCGGGATGGGATACTAGCATCGATTATTACATCAAGAAG CAACTTCGAGTGTGGTGTCGGCTCCCGACGGGGCAGTGGGAATTGGGAAATATACAATCAGCTGTTAACGGAAAAGCATCTGTTACACTGTTGGACGGAACG GTCATGACGGTGTCTACAGGAGAGCTGGTACCTGCAAATTCTGAAATCCTTGATGGTGTTGATAATCTTGTCGCGCTTGGTTATGTAAACGAGCCGTCAGTTCTATGTAATCTCCAGTATAGATATAACCGCGATGTAATTTAT ACTATGGCGGGGCCCGTTCTGTTAGTGATCAACCCCTTTAAAGATGGCTTGATTATTGGAAGTGACGTTATCACGGCTTACAAAAAGAAGATTTTGGATAGCCCGCACGTATATTACGTGGCTGACACTGCCTATAGTGATATGATGAGAG ATGGTCTAAATCGGTCTATTATTATCAG TGGGGAAAGTGGATCGGGAAAGAGTGTAACGGCAAAATTAGCGATAGAGTATTTGGTAGATGTTGGCAGTGACAATAGTGAGATAGCATGCAGAATACGTGAATCGGGATTTATACTGGAAGCTTTCGGGAATGCAAAAACGTCAAGAAACAAAAATTCTAGCCGATAT GGAAAATTAATTGATTTTAATTATAATGCAAAGGGTATGCTTCACGGGGCTTGTATCCATACAC TTCTTCTTGAAAAG TCGAGGATATCGCAACTCAGTCGAAGTGAAAGGTCATACCATGTCTTTTATCAATTGTGTGCTGGGGCGTCCTCTGATATGAGAG ATAAACTCAATCTAAGAATGGCGAGCGAGTACAAGTTCCTTAATCAAAGTGGATGCTTAAAAATCCATGATGTCGATGATGCCCACAATTTAAAAAAACTGATG GAAGCCATGGATGCCCTTCAAATTTCTCATGAAGATCAAGAGCGTATATTCAAATTACTTGCCGCAATTTTATGGCTAGGGAATATTTCATTTGAAGTAACCGACAATGAAAATCATGTCACGGTTGTTGTTGATGAAG CTAGTCGAAGTGCGGCTAGGTTGATGGGTTGTAAGATTAACGACCTCACAGTGGCTCTATCTACGCGTGAAAATCAAACGTTGACGCTGCAGCAG GCAATTGATACAAGAGACGCGTTGGCAAAGTTTGTTTACACAAGCTTGTTCAGTTGGCTTGTAGAAACGATTAATAGATCACTCAAGGGGGACAAAGAGGTTACCGGAAGGTCTGTAAGCGTTCTTGACATCTATGGATTTGAGTCGTTTCAG aaaaataGCTTTGAACAACTGTTAATAAATTATGCTAATGAGAGGCTTCACCAGCACTTCATTCGACACCTATTTAAGCTTGAACAAGAG GAGTATGAATCAGAGGGCATTGACTGGAAAAAGGTCGAGTTTGTAGACAACCAAGGTTGTTTAGATCTCTTTGAGAAG AAACCCGTGGGACTATTGTCTACATTAGACGAAGTCTCAAATGATTCCGAAGCCACCAGTTCAACCTTCGTTAACAAGCTCAAACAACGATTAAGTTCCACTTTATCGTTTAACGATGAAAAGGGAGCCTTTAAGGTTCACCATTATGCTGGCGAGGTTCAATACGAGTCAACCGGGCTCTTGGAAAAAAACCGAGACGAATTAAATTTGTCGGATACCATCCTATTTCTCTCGTCATGCTGCAAGACTTTTTTAACCGACGAGTTGAACTTGTCTGAAACGGATAAACTAACCGTCGCGACAAAATTCAAGGGCCAGTTGTTCAAACTACTTCAAAGATTAGAAAATTCAAAGGCACATTTCATCCATTGCATGAGACCGAATGGTAAACAGCTTCAAGGAATGTTTGAAAAAGATATCGTCTTGCAGCAGCTGAGGTGTAACAGGGTTTTGGAGACTCTGAAAATGTCGAAATCCCGATATGCTACGTGTATGACGCATCAAGAATTTGCCACTAG GTTTGGCTGCCTTCTTTCGGAGAATACTCGTTGTCAGGATTCATTGAGTGCATCTATTGCTATTCTGCAACAATATCGTGTTCTTCCAGAAATGTACCAACTTGGATttacaaaaatatattttcgaGCGGATCCGGTTAGTGCATTGGAGAAACTTAGAGAACAAGGCATGCACAAGGTGGAAAACCAGTTTCTTGGCGGCAGAGTTGTCTGTGGCTTCCGTGAACTATCGTCAGGAATCGTCACATTGCAATCAT TCATTCGGGGTGAAAATTCAAGGAAGGGCAATGCTCTAATAAAATCTAGTCACGGGCTTACACCAAAATCACCCGATAATTTGACAGCGGTTGTACATATACAAGCGG ttaCTCGTGGGTGGTTGGCGCGAAGGTATTTCCATCATTTATGCAGGTGGAAGAAATCAACCAGGCAAAAG GATATTATGATACAAGAAAATAGCTCCTCGGATGTTGAAGAGCTGCGGAAGCTAGTTAAGAATGCGGAAGTGTCAATGAGCGAAAAAGAGCAAGAAAATACGGCACTAAGGGAGCAATTGAGACAATTCGAAGCGCGGTGGTCAGAACATGAAGGCAAGATGAAGACGGTTGAGGAAACATGGCAAAGGCAGATAACTTCTTTACAA AAGAGTCTGTCGGCAGCCAAGAAGAGTCTTGGTGCAGGCGAACCCGGGGATGCTGCTTCGGGAACTCAAAATTCCGATGGTGGTAGTCTTGTGGATAACCTATCCAAGGAGTTGGAACAAAAACAACAGAATTTTGACGACGATGCAAAAGCCATTGTTATCGAAAGAAAAATGTCATATTCTAAGCAAATAGAGGAATTCAGAAAAGTGAAAGAGAGATTCGAGGCGTGGAAGAAAGAGTACAAGAATCGGTTAAGGGAGACAAAGGCAAAACTGGCAAATAGTGAAGGCGGAAAGCAGTCGTGGTGGGGGAAGATAAGCAAGAGATACACTCCCGCTTAA